TTGGCGTGTTCATTGCGCCAGTAGCGGTCGCTGCTACGGCGTGGCTGATCTTCGACATAGTCAAGGGCCGCTGGCACCCGGCATGTGCGCTAGGTCTTATCGCTAGTCCTGCAGCTGTACCCACCTACTTTGCGTGGTTGTCCGCGGGGCATCCCGGAGTCTCCAGCGATGTCTTCAGCTCAGATGGCCTCCCAAATCCCCTGGTCTTCGCAGCTATCGCCGTAGCGCTGTGTCTTACCGCTGTCAGCGCGTTCACGCTGACAGAGGGTCGTCGACGACAGGCTGGCTTTGCAGCGAACTAATCCGCCCTGTGCCGGACACCGATCCCGTTGCGACACGCCTGCCATTCGGGCGGCGGCTTCCAGTTCGGCGACATCAGCGCACTGAAAGGCTGGGTGCGCTTTGAGTGCCGGTGGAAACTCATCTTCCACCTCTCCCTGAATCTTTCTCTGGACAATCCGTCGACCGCACGGCAGGGGTGGGGTCTCTCAAAATCCTCACAGAGGAACTCATCTGCTCGATCGGGGGAGCCCCGCCGTCACCGTTCGCCTCCCCTGTCGGCACCCAGCCCCGCATGGCGTAAAACCGAATCGCCCGCTCGTTCGCCTCGAACACCCTCATCCACGCGGTCCGATAGCCGAGATACCGAGGTGCTCAAGACCCTCATGGTGTGCTCGTCCAGACAGGCTGGTCCCCCTGGTGTGAACGGACGTCCCGAAGTGCGGGAACTCGCCGCGCCTCGTTGCTGGGAAGCCGGCAATTTGTCCAGCAGTGCATCGAGGTCCTGCTCGGCCAATGGTTGGGGCACGGCCGGCAGACTACGAGGCTACTTTCGATTTCCCCCAGAGGAGATCGTCCATCGGAATCTGACCGTTTTTTAACGAGCGCCCAGCGGTCGAAGCGCAGCTGACACGGGCGACCACGACGGCCAGATCAGCGCACCTGTCATCGTCGGCTAGACGATCCCGAGACGGCATGGTGACAACTTCGTAACAGTCATCTGGTGTGAAGCTAATGGGGTGGCTACACCGGGTACGGTCGCTGAAAGGGTAGGGATCGAGGGCAGGGGAGCCCATGGAAACAGTCATATTAGCCACGATGTCGGTGCGCGAACTCATCGCGGAGCTGTCTGAGGTGGAAGCGGATCTGCGCCGGTGGCGCCGTCCTGGTGGCGCCGATGATTCGAGCCTCGAGGTGGGCGACCTGGTGCATCGTGAGCAGATCGTGGTGCATGAACTGCGTCGCCGTACGCGATCGCACCAACCCCGATCGCACCGAACAATCTGAGGGTCCCAACCGCGCACCGACACCTGAAGGCCTGGGTTATCTCGCGCGATCTAGCCGGTCTGTTGCCATTGGGAGATCCACGGTCCTGCGAGCAGCGCAGCCAGCACGACGCTGGATGCTGCCATGACCAGCAGTACCCCAATGCGGGTCCCACGCCCGGGTACTGATGCACCCGGGATGACCCGCCCGGTGACGATTTTGGTGGCGCTGACGGTGCGTGCCAGCACGTGCACCGTCATAACCACCACCCATGCGAAGAACGAGGCCTGGTGCAGAAACATCGCGCTGACGGGTAGCCCGAGGACACCACTGTCACCACGCGAGGGGCCCTCGATGGTCAACAGGATCCCGGTGGCCAGCAGCAGCAGGGTGAAGAGCACCACCAAGGGCCCGAGGACACGCAGTAGGACTTGCGGTGGCCCGGCCTGCCGGTAGGCGGTATCACCGGTGTAATACCGCACGATCCGCCACCCGGTGGTGCCTACTTTGAGAATGGCCGGTGGGACAAGCAGTAGTCCCACGATGAGGTGCCAGCTGATCAACCCGCCCACATCCAGCAGGGTCGCTCCTTCGATCGCCAGCAGGATCAGCAGCACCAACCCCGTCCACGCCGTCAACCGGGCGTTACCGGCGGGCCCACCAGTCCGGGCAAGGACAGGGTCACGCCGGTCGGCGCGGCCGGTGATCTCCCGCAGCGCAACATCGAATGCGTCGCGTCGAGGGTCGGTGCCGCCCGTGTTCATCGAGGCCATGCCCTGCAGTGTCGAGGGATGCCCTTGAGAAAGCTCTCAGCATTGTGATCGCAAGCCCGCGCATCGTCGGCGCATCGCTCTGCAGCGCGGTTGCGGCTAGGCGTGCTCGACGTCCTGGACGACCTCGTTGCGGCGCAGGAACCACGGCTTGAACGGCGGGTCGAAACGGGCGAAACGTGGCACACCTGTCGGCGCGAGTCCGGATGCGAGCACGGCATCCAACAGTTCGCGCAGGTGACGGTCGTAGGACGACTGCGTCCAGCGACCCGAATAGCGGGCGGCGGCAGCGGTCCGCTCGGGCACCTCGCGCACTACGACATCTGGATCTGTCGGGATCGGTGCTGTGTCTGCGGTCATCGACGCCGGCAGCACGAACGCAACGACGTATCCGCCGTCCGCACCCTCGGCCTGAACGACCGGGGCCGTCATCGCTACTTTCTCGGCCTGGGCGGCCTGCTGCACCACCGGCGCGGTCATGGCCACTGAGCATTGGGACCGGTTGTTGCCCGTGATGTATCCGAACAGGGCCCGGAACGCCCGGTTGCCGGCGTCCTCGAAAGACCCGTCCAGCACGACCTCAGCAACGACGTGGGCCGGGTAGCGCCGCAATTCGAAACCGTCACTCTGTTGCAGGACTTCATAGGGCTGCTGTTCGGTCATGATCCCGACGTTACGCCGCTGCTGCCCAGCCGTCCGCTCGCCGTTTCCTGATCGACCGCAGCGAAGCCAACGCTGGTCATCGGTGCTCGATGACCGGTTGCGCGGACCGGACGAAGGTTCGGCACCACCTCGATGGCTGAGCCCAATAGCTGGCAACTGGTCTGACCTCAGCTACCACCTGCAGGGCCAGGGAAGAGTGAGGCCCGGTACGCGGTACCCGGTTGCTGTCAGTCGTTCGTCAGCGAAGCCCAGAGGTTGATTCCGGCCTCGACGGCATCTTTGTCGATCGCGGCAAGTTCCGAGTCCGTCAGCGGCGGACCCTGCAGAGCATCGAGGTTGGTGTCGAGTTGCTCCACCGAGGAGGCTCCGATGACCGCCGATGTCACGCGCTTGTCGCGTAGTACCCACTGCAGCGCCATCTGCGCCAG
This portion of the Dermatophilaceae bacterium Sec6.4 genome encodes:
- a CDS encoding heme-binding protein, which codes for MTEQQPYEVLQQSDGFELRRYPAHVVAEVVLDGSFEDAGNRAFRALFGYITGNNRSQCSVAMTAPVVQQAAQAEKVAMTAPVVQAEGADGGYVVAFVLPASMTADTAPIPTDPDVVVREVPERTAAAARYSGRWTQSSYDRHLRELLDAVLASGLAPTGVPRFARFDPPFKPWFLRRNEVVQDVEHA